agaaaactcagCTCACTGACTCCTAGTAATTTCCTGAGTAAGGAGCAACCTTTGAAGGCTCTTCGCTTTCCCCCAATGTCCTGGTGTGGGCCGCATGCTGTCTCAGGCCTTGCTCAACCTTCCTGGAGCTattgcttgtcctggaggtggtgCCATGTGAGATGCCGTCTCCTGTGAAGTCTCTCCTGATCTGCTCTGTGTCCCCCCAGCCCTGTGCATGTGTTCTCTTCTGTATTGGGCATCCCAGGGGACCATAACGCTGAGCTGAGGTCTTCCACATCCATGGTGTCAGCCCTGGGCCCACCTCAGGATGGAGGTGGGATGGAGACTTTATTGAACCACTGTGGGTAAAGGTAGATTTCAGATACAGAGCACAGTGCTATCAGGAGGGAAGAGGCCAGGATCCACCTTTAGGTGAGGAGGGGTCCAGTGAGCCAGTTCCTGACAAAACCAGATGAAACAGGAGGAGCAGGCCCTCAGGATGGGATGGGCCTTGGCCAGCGGACCTGGAAAAAGGGTGAGAGTGAGTGAGGGAAATGGGTAAGTTCATGTCCAACACAGCCCCACACTCACCAGGAACTAGGGTTCTTAAGGCAGGAAGTAGAACTTGGATTACACCCAAAGTCTTGCTGAGTTtagtggcgcactcctttaatcccagcactcaggaggcagggacaggtggatctctgtgagttccaggcagccagggctacatagagagaccatgtctccaaaaaaaaaaaaaaaaaaaaaaaaaaaaaggctcttggCACCCCGCCACACTATCCGTGTGCCACCTTTCCTaagtggtgggtgggtggagccTTGTTATGTGTCTCCTGTTGTCGTCCTGCTTCCTTGACCCCTGTGCAGGCCCATACATTGTCTACATGCTGCAGGAGATCGACATCCTGGAAGACTGGACGGCCATCAAAAAGGTATGTCCAGTGCTGCCTGTTTCCCCATCCTGCTGTgccgcacgcgcgcgcgcacacacacacacacacacacacacacacacacacacacacacacgtgccagCTCTGGTATCTGAGGTAACCAGGCAGTTTTCTGCTTGCCCGTCAGCAACATCTGCCTCAGCCCTGGTGCTCCAACTTTGTGTCagcttgtggtcctcctgcctaaAGACTGACCTAGGAAAGGAGGCGGTCTTCTCCTTAGCCCTTGTTCCAGGCAGGTTTGTCTTGACTGGTCCCTGAGAAAAGAGACACTTGGAGCTTGATGTAGGAAGTTTTTATACTTCATGTGACTTGACTCGGCAGCTTTaccctgggctgtgtgtgtgtgtcagaggcaATGTCAGCAAGTTAAAGCCAACTCTAAGgtccctttcttctccccacccAGGCCAGGGCAGCAGTGTCCCCTCAGAAGAGAAAAGCAGATGGTAAGAAGCAGGGGGCGGCCCCCTCAGAATCTGTAGTTTGATCTCACTTGGAGGGTTTTGTGGGAGTTTGGGGACTAGGAACCAGGTTGGGGAAGCTCTTAGCTGATGGAGCAAGGGTGTGTCAAGGTGGACTGGAGGAGCCAGTGGTAGGGTGCCTGCCCAGCGTGGGCAAGACCCTGGTCCCAAGCTCAGCACCACAAAAGATAAGGAAGAACTGGAGCCCTCCCGCAGCAAGGTGGGTCcgagggcaggaagaagaaacccTGTGGGTGAggggagaacaggaagtggtTATCAACTTGGTCAACTTCCTTTCAGTGATTTTCCCATGTGCCCCCAGGCCCCTGACCCTGTGTTTACACTCAGAGGGTCCTTGGAGCAGCTGGTACCATACACGGGACTAACATTTTCTGCAAAGGCAGGGGGTTGCCAGTCTTACTGCTCTCCCCTGACCCTCTGCCAACACTGGCCTGGACTCTTCTGCTGTCCTTGGGATCGGCATAGCTGTGGCTCTGAAGCTGACCTGGCCAAGCAAGACTGTTATCTCCAATCCCTGACCAGCCCACCACCTCCCCCTCCTCAGTGTCCCCCAACAAAGAAGATGGACTTCATCCAAAGCGGCAACCCTCCTGACTTTCAACCCTACCCCCAGCCACTAAGCCAGGAGCTGGGCCCCACTGCAGGAAgaactcctaaaaaaaaaaaaaaaaaaaaaaaattctgtcggAGTCTTGCCCATCCCAGCTGCCGCTGGAGATGCAGCCTCCCAGTCTTTCTCAGGGCTATTCCTGGTGTCTGCCTCCAAGATTCCAAAGACTGGAATAAAACTCATCCTGATAGCTTGACATGACCAATGTGTGTCTGCTGTTGTCTTACAAGGGAATCAAGGCATTTATGGGGAACACCCGAGACAGGCTCCTCTGGGGTCCTTGTAGTTTGGGACATTGTGACTTAGAAAGGCTCTGGGCTCAGAGCTGGAAGCTACACGTGGCACAAGCAGACAGGTGAAGCACATGGCCTTGGGTGGCGCAGGAGCTGTTGCACGTGTGCAGAGGCCAGGTCATGTCTGCGCCTGCCCCAGCCACTTGGCAGATTGGCAAGGCAGGCTAGCAGGGCCTGTGTGTGGgaggcagccagcagcagcaccatGTGCTGACGACCTCCGCCACACTCCCCCTGGTTAGCAGTGAGTGTCAGAACCACCCCCAGAACCTCAGTTAAGCAAAAGGTTTAGTTTCCATGGAGACACAGCATCCTTTCTCCATAGCAACCTGAAATTACAAGACCCAAGTTAGGTTCAGGAATGAGTCATCTGTGACCAGTAGGGGGTGCTCTCCCACAAGGCTGACCCCCTCCACCGGCAGGAGCAGATGAGCAAGTGACCGCAGACTTCTTAGGTGACCCAGGGGTGAGGCGTGGGCCTATGGGAACTTGGTCTGCCCTGTTTAACTCCTCCCTGCCCAGCTGCATAGTGGGAGGAGGCGGTGGAAGCACTGTATGGAGGTGGTCCTCCCACAGCTGGAGCCCTGATAGTGACCTTAACATGGAGGGGGCACCCTGCCATTCAAGGCTGGGCCCGGAACAGAAGAGGTGGACACTGGCCACATGGAAGGGACATACAAGAGTTAACTGGCGGGGTGTGACAGGGTGAACCGCCTTCAGGAAGTGTTACTCACCGCCAGGAATGTGCACGGCTGTGCCTTGGGGGTTGGATTCTCTTCCTGAGTCCCAGGAGAAGCTGAAGGAGCTCCCAGTCATGGAAGACCCTGGGGAGACAGGAGCACACCCTCTGGGAGCTACCAACCTCAACTTGGTTCCTGGgcaccaacagaaagaaaagttagTGAAGTTGGGAGGGCAGCCGGGCACAGGGGGGGGGAGAGGGCAGTGGCAGGATGGGGGGGGGTCAGAACGGGGGAGCGGTGCTCACCCCAGACCCCTGCTCAGGTCCGGGTGTCTGCCCCCAGGCCGTCTCCAGACCCACTGTATGACACACCTGATACCCGCGGGGCCCAGGCAAGTGGGTCCCAACAACCAGCTCGCACTGTGAGCCTGCGGGAGCGGCTGCTGATCACCCGGCCCGTGTGGTTCCAGTTGCGGGCCAACGCCGCCGCCGCCCTGCACGTGCTGAGGACAGAGCCTCCAGGGGTAAGTCTTTCCCGTCCTCCGGGACTGGCCGGCCGAGGGCGGGAGAGAAAGGGCCTGGACATGGGAGCACTGACCTCCTAGCCTTGCTCTCTTACAGACCTTCCTGGTACGGAAATCTAACACGCGCCAGTGCCAGGCTCTGTGTGTGCGGCTGCCAGAAGCCAGCGGCCCTTCTTTTGTCTCCAGTCACTATATCCAAGAGAGCCCTGGCGGTGAGGGGGCTGGCCTGGCgggaaggggctggagacaggCGGGGGAGGGAGGTCCCCAGAGAACAGCCTCACTCCCAATGTCTCTCAGGCGTCTCTTTGGAGGGTTCAGAGCTCATGTTCCAGGACCTGGTCCAGCTCATCTGTGCATACTGCCACACCAGGTGAGTCTGCCTGCCAGGCACCTGGGGACCACAGGGCCTGCTCCCTGCTGCCGCCCACCCCTGCGCCGGACCACCGCTTGCTCCTGACGGTTCCTTGTTCTGACCTTAGGGACATTCTCCTCCTCCCGCTCCGGCTCCCCAGGGCCATTCATCAGGCAGCCAGCCACAAGGAGCTGGAGGCCATCTCCCATCTGGGCATGGGTAAGGGTTCCCTGCAGCCCATTGCACAGATGAACGCATAGAGGccaagggggaggagaaagggcgACCAGGCACCCTCCTGAACCGGCTCTGAGGCCCCCATTGGTTTCTGATTGCTAGAGTTCTGGAGCTCCTCCCTCAACACCAAGGTTCAGCAGAGGCCTTCTGAAGCCCCATCGCTACCCAGGCTGAAGGCTCGCTCCCCTCAAGAACTGGATCAGGGCACGGGTGCAGCCCTCTGCTTCTTCAACCCCCTCTTCCCAGGGGACCTGGGCCCCACCAAACGGGAGAAATTCCAGAGGAGCTTTAAAGTGCGCGTGTCCACCGAGACCTCCAgtcctctgtctccacctgccgTGCCGCCGCCTCCGGTTCCAGTACTGCCAGGGCCGTCTTCCAGCCAAACCGAAAGACAGCCCCCTCGACAGCTGCTGCAGAGGGAGAGCTCAGTGGGGTACCGTGTGCCAGGGAGTGCTTCTGGCCCtggcctgcctcccctgccttcaCTTCAGGAGGTGGACTGCTGCTCCCCCAGTAGCTCAGAGGAGGAAGATTCTGCAGGAAGCCCCACAACCTCCCCATTCCTGGGCCGCCCAAGGCAGCGGCGACCTCTGCTTCGGTCCATGAGTTCCGCTTTCTGCTCTCTGCTGGCGCCGGAGAGGCAGGTTGGCCGGGCAGCCACAATGCTAATGCAAAACCGGTACACAGCTGTGGGTCAGCTAGTGCAGGACCTGCTGACCCAGGTTCGGGCTGGTCCCGAGCCCCGGGAGTTGCAGTGCATCCGCCAGGCCTTAAGCCGGGCCCGGGCCATGCTGAGTGCAGAGCTGGGCCCCGAGAAGCTGCTCTCGCCGGAGAGGCTGGGTAAGGCCCCAGCCCTGGCCTCCACGGGTTCAGTCTCCGGCTCTCTCCTTGTCTGATGATGAACTGCTGCTTTCCCTGCGCCCCACTTGTCCTCTCTCTACGGCTGCAGTGAATCCCACccgccccctccttccctccctcctgccttgaCCGGGGCTTCCGCTCTTCCAGCCCCCTTCTCCTGACCGAGTCTGCTCTCCCCTGGCAGAGttggtcctggagaagtccctgCACCGCTCGGTTCTCAAGCCTCTCCGGCCTATCCTAGCTGCCCGCCTGCGGCGCCGGCTTTCCACAGATGGTTCCCTCGGCCGCCTGGCTGAGGGCTTCCACCTGGCCCGGACCCAGGGCCCTGGAGCCCTGGGGTCCCACCTGCGCCTCTCCTCCCCAGTGGAGATAGAGCAGGTGCGCCAGAGGCTGCTTCAGCTGCTCGGCACCTATTCGCCCGTCGCCCAGATCAAGTGGCTCCTGCAGGCCTGCAAACTGCTCTACACCGCCCTGAAAACCCAGGCGGGTATGACCCTCGCCCCTTCCCCGCTTCGGCTCGTTCTGAGCAGAGGGAGAAGGTCCCAGGACCCCAGAACTGCAAACAGGGCCGAAGGACCCAACCCTCTGTCTCAGCAGCTCTAGAGAATAGAGTGTCCCGGGGTTCCTATGACAGTCCCGTCCTATCCAGGAGTctagcggtgtgtgtgtgtgtgtgtgtgtgtgtgtgtgtgtgtgtgtgtcactgtccaGGACTGGGATTGGACCCTAGCCCTTGGGCCTCTGAGGAGGCTGGAACGCCCTCCTTCCCACGCCTCCACAGGGGAGAAAGCTGGCGCGGATGAGTTTCTGCCTCTGCTGAGCCTTGTCTTGGCCCAGTGCGACCTTCCTGACCTCCTGTTAGAAGCTGAGTACATGTCGGAGCTGCTGGAGCCTACCCTGCTCACCGGAGAGGGTGAGGGTCCCCTTACTTCCCGTCTGGGTGGAACTGGGGCTTCTtagctgaggaaggaaggaaggaaggaaggaaggaaggagggagggagggagggagggaggaaggaaggaaggaaggaaggaaggaaggaaggaaggaaggaaggaaggaaggaaggaaggaaggggaaggcagACGTCCTACCCAGCCTGAGCTGCATTCTGTGTACCCTGCGTCCTAGGTGGCTACTACCTGACCAGCCTCTCAGCCAGCCTGGCCTTGCTGGGTGGCCTGAGCCAGGCCCACACGCTCCCTCTCAGCCCGGCACAGGAGCTCCAGCGCTCTCTGGCCCTCTGGGAACAGCGCCGCCTGCCGGCCACCCACAGCTTCCAGGTAAAGGGCCTTTGGCACATGTCTGCCCCAAACTGGCCTTTGCTCCGAGGGACTCTGACATCACCCCGCACAGTTCCTCTAGCCCGGCATCACCCTACAGTAAACAGAGGCCCATCTGAGTATCAGAATAACCCTTCCAGGGGGTGTGTTCCGGGGGACAGGCACTGGGCTGTGAGCTCCATGGCAGCCTCTGAATCTTCAGGGAAACTCTGAAGTAGGGCCGTTGTTTTCCCCATGTTACAAACGAGGAGGTAGAAACGGACACAGGGGGGTGACTGCAACTTCCTGGCCTCTAATACTGACCGAGGctctcccttccctgtcctccagctTCAATCTGTGCTCCCATTCAGGCCTAGCCAGGGTGCCCCGCCTTCAATGTCAACCTTCTCAGTCTGGCTATGAATTCAGACTTTGTAGCCAGGCCCCAGATTTgtcccagctctatcactttttTCCTGTGCCTTGGTTTTCTAGTCTCTAAAATGGGCACCTGGCTGCCATGAAGATTAGGCACATTGGAACATTGAGGGTAGTTCTAGGCAATTAGCCCCAGGAACAGTTAGGGAGAGAGCCCTGCACACTGTGGACTCCTCTTGGGCATCTTTTCAGGGTTCTGAAGTCCCCTCTCGGCTGACCTTGCACCTCTACCACGAGTACAAACGCATTCCTTTCTGCCCCAGCGTCCCCTCGGAGCTCACAAGGCTTCTGTCAGTTCATGCTAGCATGGATGTACCACTCCACCCTGTCCTTGCATGGCTTCAGCCTGTCCCTTTGGTTTTGGAGGTGACCGCCCAGCATAGCTGAGGACTTGTTCTTGTCTTCTGCACAGCACCTCCTCCGAGTAGCCTACCAGGACCCCAGCACAGGTTGCACCTCCAAAACCCTGGCTGTGCCCCCGGGGTCTTCGATTGCTTCTCTGAGCCAACTCTGTGCCACCAAGTTCCGAGTGACCCATCCTGATGCATTTGGCCTCTTCCTCTACAAGGACCAAGGCTACCATCGTCTGCCTCCTGAAACCCTGGCCCATCGGCTTCCCGCAACTGGCTACCTTGTCTACCGCCGGGCAGAGAGGCCTGAGATCCAGAGGGCTgcaacagagaaggcaaaggcaggcagcagtgagaggccagaggcaggagcgtgggagggggagggaggggacctGAACAGTGAGGGGGAGTCCGAGACAGCTGTTGACCAAGGAGGTGAGGATCAGGCCAGAGGAGGTCATGTGCGGCCAGCGGAGCACAGGGTAGAGGGAGGCCAAACTGCAGAGGAGTAGCCAGAAAGAGCCAAGAGGGTTGTCTGGGCCTCCAGGAGCCTCGCAGTCGGCTCTTCCCAGCTGCCAGCCTCCTTCACCACCCACACCCAGTTCTCTGTTGTGTCTGCCACCACCTCTGACTGGTCTTCATGAGTCCATCTGCTAGAGAACAGGGGGCTGGCCACATAGACTAGGGCAAAGTGGAGAGAGTTGGGAGACCCCAAGGCCCTGTGTCCAAAGCCCGTGGCTTCTGTTCCTCCCCAGCCCAGAGGGACAAATCCATCTAATAGCCAACTCCAGCATGGGGGGAGGGTGTTCCTGGCTTCTTTTGCCTCTCCTGCTGCCCATGGGCACAGACAGGGTTGCTGGAGCTTCGAGAGCCTGAACAGCTCCCATCTCCGGTTCCAGGGGTCAGGGAGGCGGCAGGGTGACAGCAAAGGCCCCCAAACACGTGGCTCTGCAAAGAGGGGACATGAGTACTGTTGAGCAAGGCTCCAGAGTGATCCAGGCCCCAACCGGGATGGCTGGTGGCCAAGACTGGGCAGgcgaagggaggaaaggaggggtgTGAGCAGCTACCAGGCAGGTGGAATCTGTGTCTTCTTCCTCGGTCCATCCAGAGATGGTTATTGCCCTGGAGGTCAGGTCACAAGAGAGAAAGCACCTATGTTCCAGCCTTTTTTCAAGACCAGAAAGCTACTGAGACACCTCAGTATTTCTGTGGAATTGGACCCTGGGATGTAATGCCTGCTAACAGGAAGTttccagaacagagagaggggtTCCACAAGCATTGTACTCCTCTTTTGGGGCCCTTACAAAAGCTTGACAATAAGGCACGGCATGTAGCTTGTGGACCCCACTACAGGTAATTTCCAAGAGGTCCTAGCAAACTAACCCTCAGGCTAGAGTGGCTGGATCCAGGGGGAAGCCAGCTGCAAATCTGAGCAGAGGAAAATGCCCACGAATAGCCACAAGAGGGCATACACAGTCTAAGAAACTGCAGAGGGTGGAACCCCTCCAGGGGGTGGGAGCGGTGAGGataaagaatttaagagccaCAGAGTGTAGGCAGTCACTGGCCTTACAGTCTTACAGCTATTGACAGCCTGGGAAATGCAGGGCAGGGACCACGTGCAGTCGGAGATTCTTAAGAAAGAATCGTTTCCAGACCACCACAGCCAGTCTGAGGTGCTCTCCAGGGAATCTGAGCACAGGACACCAACTCATGTCGTACACATAACAACAGGGAGGTAGAAGTTGTGGACCCTGACTTTCAGATCCACATCTAGCCAGTGTAGGGCTCCAAACTAGTCACTAGGGCACCACTGCTTTTCCCacttccctgcccctccccagtaGGGAAAGTGTGTATGATAAGGGACAAGTCCAGCTGCTATCTAACATCTGGCAGAGGGGGAAGGAGGTCCCAGCTCCTTTCGCCTCTCTCCACCACCCAGAGGCCAGACAGGGTTGCTGGGGCTTCAGGTCCTGAACAACATGGCCCTTAATTCCATAAGACCTTCCTTCCCTAATGCTGTGTACAGGATGGAGCACTCCacagtgctcaataaatgctaTCCACTGACTGAAGCTTGATAATAGCagtaaggggtggggtggggtggggtggggtaggaagGCTGTTTCTGGGAATGAGACACAGGATGTGTGGTGCTCAGTCCCAGGGGAAGGACCTGGAATGTCTGCAGAGGATGCTCAGAGAACCCCAGGGGCAGGATGCGGAGCTGGTCTCATGGGAACCAGGTCTCTGGGACCTCCATTGGCCCTTTTTGTGTTCAGTTCTAATTCTGGGCTCCCAGAATTCAGTGTAGATCCAGCTGTGGCTTATCCACTTCTGGGTCCTGCCTGCTGTCtgaacttttcctttttaatctgaTTACCCACCAATCAAGACCCAATCAATATGAGCACAGGTTGGGATCAATGGGGGACACAGCAGGCAGAGTTGGTGTCTCCATTTCAGAAACAAGAAACCTGGGGCCTTCTTCAGGAAAGTGGCTTGTGACAGGACAGAAAACTCAACATGCACCTTCCAGAGACAAAGAATCATTTAATCATACCCTCgacaaacaaagccaggcatgggcgCACAGatctgtagtctcagcacttgggaggctaagaccAGAGAattaggagttcagggtcatccttggctacatagttgGAAGAGAGCATGGATACACAGCAAAATCCcatctagggaaaaaaaaaaaaggtgtgaagGTGTGTGGATTTTTGTGGTACCAAGTTCTGTGACCTAGGGGGTAACCATGGACCACTGCATTCCAGGGAACTCTACCATTCGAGCGTCTTCCATGTCCTAGAAGTCAAGGCTCTGATGTGCTGTGCCTCACCCCACGTCCCCTGCTGCTGTGCAGGATGGGGACCTGCTTGGGTGTCTTGAAAGCAGGCATGTCATTCCCTTGCTTGGCGACATTGCATTTGTCATTTTAAAGTCGCCCCAGTTGTATGTGTGAGTTTGTTTATTGTCTGTCTTCCCCACTACCACGCCAGAGCCAAACTGGCCTTCTTCCCAGCAGGCCTTCAAGGACCTAGAACAATGCCTGGGCCGGAATTGGCACTTGTAAAAATACATGTGGAATGATGCAGAACGGTGGATCCGGGAAGACTTCATCAAAACCCGCCCTCTCTGTTCTGGGGGTGACACATTCTCTACCACTTCTACCAAGAGATGTGCACACCTCTTTTCAGCCCCACACCAGGTGCTCGTCTCCCCAGGTGCTCCCCCAAGGACTGAATACCCTCCTGGTGGTAGGTGAGCATCAGCCATCACTTGAAAGGGGTCAGGAGTAGATTGAGCAAAGGGCTGCCTGGTTCAGATTCTAGGACCCAGCTGGGCCGGAGACCAGGGCCTACGGGATATCTGAGGGGTGGAGTGAACAGCAGTCACTGAGATTCACTCTGACTCACCCTCCTCAGCATCCTACTGTGGCCTTGTGACCAGTGTTCACACTCACAGTGTAAAGCATAGTGACTCTCTGACCCACATTCCAGGGCAAAGTAATACTGCTATCCTGGTGGGTACTACAGTGCCAGGCACCCCCAAGGGTAACAGACACACTGGACACCACTATGATATACATGGGGATTGTGGACACAGGCCTGTAGGGACAGACTTCCCAACACAGGCCTACCTATGCAAAAGTGCCAACATCACTCACATCACCACTCAGTACAGTCACGTCCATGCTCTGGAGACACTACAGCTTCTACTTCCTAATCCATCTAAACCCTGGaaatgaacccccccccccacacacacaccacatgtttTTATACTTTGGAGCATTGAACAGGAGCTCCAACCCCAATCTCCCTAATATATGGCCTATCCCTGCTTCATCCCCCCACCCAGCCCCTTGTGGGCCCCCTGAGGAGACTGAATTGCTGAGAAGACCCCTGTGAGGGTGTGGTGACCTCGAGGGCTAGGCAAGAgctgaggcaggcaggctgggcGGGGCAGCCTGAGCTCATCAGATTCCAGCCTGATTCACAGGAGAAgctggaggatggaggatggaggatgggaCCGGCCCAGGAGCAAGGGGCTCTGGGGGCCTGAGTGGGCTTTGGATCCAAGTGTCACGGTGGTGGCCTTTCCTGAAGGGTGCCCTCTGGGTGGGACTTAGGCCCCTTAGCTGAGCTGTGGGATGAGACAATCAGCCCCGCCCTCCAGGCTGGGGCTCCCCCCCCCAAACCTTCCCTGGCCTTAGCAGCTGGATGTCTTTAGCTGGGGAGGTGACCTTCACAGTCCATCTTGGATCCTCCAGGCTCAGGCTGGCAGTCTGCTGGTAGACTCTAAAGGTCGGGAAAGGCCAGACTTGTCTGCCCCATGCATGGGGCTGACAGGGTTACAGAGCCATGCTGCCCTGCCAGGCAAAGTCTCTGCCAGGAAGTGAGAAGGCATGACTGCTTCAGTGCTTGGGATGTTTTCCTGCTTAGATTGAGCCTTTGCTCCTGCCATCCCCAGAACTCCCTGTGATCCCAACTGAGGGATGCTTGCGGGAGGTGGGGGGACCAAGCTGCCCAGACCCAGCTGCAGGGTGACAGGAAAAATGGATGGGGGCAGGGTGAGGGTACAGGaagtgcctttcttggaactctgCACCAAAATAGCCCATTCCATCCCTACTCTGGGTCTAGTGTCCCACGGGGGAGGTGT
The nucleotide sequence above comes from Peromyscus maniculatus bairdii isolate BWxNUB_F1_BW_parent chromosome 1, HU_Pman_BW_mat_3.1, whole genome shotgun sequence. Encoded proteins:
- the Rin1 gene encoding ras and Rab interactor 1, with product MCTAVPWGLDSLPESQEKLKELPVMEDPGETGAHPLGATNLNLVPGHQQKEKPSPDPLYDTPDTRGAQASGSQQPARTVSLRERLLITRPVWFQLRANAAAALHVLRTEPPGTFLVRKSNTRQCQALCVRLPEASGPSFVSSHYIQESPGGVSLEGSELMFQDLVQLICAYCHTRDILLLPLRLPRAIHQAASHKELEAISHLGMEFWSSSLNTKVQQRPSEAPSLPRLKARSPQELDQGTGAALCFFNPLFPGDLGPTKREKFQRSFKVRVSTETSSPLSPPAVPPPPVPVLPGPSSSQTERQPPRQLLQRESSVGYRVPGSASGPGLPPLPSLQEVDCCSPSSSEEEDSAGSPTTSPFLGRPRQRRPLLRSMSSAFCSLLAPERQVGRAATMLMQNRYTAVGQLVQDLLTQVRAGPEPRELQCIRQALSRARAMLSAELGPEKLLSPERLELVLEKSLHRSVLKPLRPILAARLRRRLSTDGSLGRLAEGFHLARTQGPGALGSHLRLSSPVEIEQVRQRLLQLLGTYSPVAQIKWLLQACKLLYTALKTQAGEKAGADEFLPLLSLVLAQCDLPDLLLEAEYMSELLEPTLLTGEGGYYLTSLSASLALLGGLSQAHTLPLSPAQELQRSLALWEQRRLPATHSFQHLLRVAYQDPSTGCTSKTLAVPPGSSIASLSQLCATKFRVTHPDAFGLFLYKDQGYHRLPPETLAHRLPATGYLVYRRAERPEIQRAATEKAKAGSSERPEAGAWEGEGGDLNSEGESETAVDQGGEDQARGGHVRPAEHRVEGGQTAEE